The following coding sequences lie in one Ostrinia nubilalis chromosome 2, ilOstNubi1.1, whole genome shotgun sequence genomic window:
- the LOC135085354 gene encoding uncharacterized protein LOC135085354, translating into MVFKREWDSSCPRVWDRWEANGRTWVVQDLRPEDDEKALRMMVDVFVPDEALCASCDFYNDPVSIASIEEVWKKTIAERMTLGCYTEVNGRMTLVALNACSVMEKGEHPELTIEGKAWKNVYAVIDYIEQKKDAFEVVGTDVLLHALGLVVSREFRGSRLGGRILAAREPLCKSVGIKGTATVFTGPASQKLAANCGFTTIAQVTWAELADSGLDYPREEKIVKYMVKKYD; encoded by the exons ATGGTTTTCAAAAGAGAGTGGGACTCGTCCTGCCCGCGCGTGTGGGACCGATGGGAAGCCAACGGAAGGACTTGGGTGGTGCAGGACCTACGGCCAGAGGACGACGAGAAAGCTCTGCGAATGATGGTGGATGTTTTTGTCCCTGATGAGGCTCTGTGTGCATCTTGTG ATTTTTACAACGATCCAGTCAGCATAGCAAGTATCGAAGAGGTCTGGAAGAAGACTATAGCTGAGCGTATGACCTTAGGATGCTACACGGAGGTGAACGGTCGAATGACCCTCGTGGCTCTGAACGCTTGCTCTGTCATGGAGAAAGGAGAACACCCTGAATTAACG ATTGAAGGCAAAGCGTGGAAGAATGTGTATGCTGTGATAGATTACATAGAGCAGAAGAAAGATGCGTTTGAAGTGGTCGGAACCGATGTACTACTTCATGCACTGGGCTTAGTCGTCAGCAGAGAGTTCCGAGGGTCCAGACTGGGGGGCAGAATCTTGGCAGCGAG AGAGCCCCTCTGCAAATCCGTGGGTATAAAAGGGACAGCTACAGTGTTTACTGGACCAGCTTCGCAGAAGCTAGCAGCCAACTGTGGGTTTACCACCATAGCCCAGGTCACGTGGGCAGAACTGGCCGATTCCGGCCTGGACTACCCAAGAGAGGAGAAAATCGTGAAATACATGGTTAAGAAGTATGACTAA
- the LOC135077796 gene encoding uncharacterized protein LOC135077796: MIPLASSGQFIPAMRKTNKSSSCDGTSKTALVEHFFNVIFTEFHNNPPVCVCVQMCNDQPTYCYPNGCLKKVDNKKKTPEENRPAAPVNVQNDDIAKTMFLVENDFSRLLNENYENNKNAQTERSSVKDMRPDPFKDRYKSLFKYKKMPKVELRYNLREQVKNMKSDILKVETQDVSKTRWPKTNHMVLREQQTYNLGDKSNEPKSTDIGSNKFFIQGPSIERDLYSPKFFKRDLRRNLKDDIDVQSEYLTELPDPLEPKTFSLETLIDNLIGNNFARKSDGEIEFKEPHNDSQAISQIITTTENTINDTNTTKDNKEITCVVSLNMTNENLDENKYEESPIIKKHLDKWKNYTFNEMIAALSKRIEKQNNTSLEIMKDASKDNIEVTITGPMDNLKDKDNLNVIEDTNMKKATNSTQKITSTTDSNKEEKQTATVMK, translated from the exons ATGATACCTTTAG CGTCATCTGGCCAATTCATACCAGCTATGAGGAAAACAAACAAATCAAGTTCATGCGACGGCACCAGTAAAACTGCACTAGTAGAACACTTCTTCAACGTGATATTCACAGAGTTCCACAACAACCCACCAGTGTGTGTCTGTGTCCAAATGTGCAATGATCAACCTACTTACTGCTACCCTAATGGATGCCTGAAGAAAGTAGACAATAAGAAGAAAACCCCAGAAGAGAACAGACCGGCTGCTCCGGTGAATGTCCAGAACGATGATATAGCGAAGACAATGTTCTTGGTCGAAAATGACTTTAGCCgtttattgaatgaaaattatgaaaacaaCAAAAATG CGCAAACAGAAAGGTCTTCTGTAAAAGACATGCGTCCAGACCCTTTCAAAGATAGATACAAATCGCTATTCAAATACAAGAAAATGCCCAAAGTTGAACTAAGGTACAACTTACGAGAACAAGTAAAGAATATGAAGTCTGACATACTCAAGGTGGAAACTCAAGACGTGTCTAAAACGAGATGGCCAAAAACTAACCACATGGTGCTTCGTGAACAACAAACTTATAACCTAGGTGATAAATCTAATGAACCAAAATCTACTGATATTGGATCAAACAAATTCTTTATTCAAGGACCTAGTATCGAAAGAGATCTGTATTCTCCAAAGTTCTTCAAAAGAGATCTAAGAAGGAACCTCAAAGATGATATCGATGTTCAATCCGAGTATTTGACGGAGTTGCCGGACCCTTTGGAACCAAAAACCTTTTCATTAGAGACCTTGATAGATAATTTAATAggaaacaattttgcaagaaaatCCGACGGTGAAATAGAATTCAAAGAACCTCATAATGACTCGCAAGCAATTAGTCAAATTATAACAACCACAGAAAATACAATCAATGATACTAATACAACAAAAGACAATAAAGAAATTACTTGTGTTGTCTCTTTGAACATGACTAATGAGAATTTAGACGAAAACAAATACGAAGAAAGTCCTATCATTAAGAAACATTTAGACAAATGGAAGAATTACACATTTAACGAAATGATAGCTGCTCTGTCTAAACGaattgaaaaacaaaataatactagtttagaaataatgaaAGATGCTTCCAAAGATAATATTGAGGTAACCATTACCGGGCCTATGGATAATTTGAAAGATAAAGATAATTTAAACGTCATAGAAGATACAAATATGAAAAAAGCTACAAATAGCACACAGAAGATTACATCAACTACTGATAGCaataaagaagaaaaacaaaCGGCAACAGTGATGAAGTAG